The DNA region CATATCCTGACCTTCAACCACTTGTTGGTGTCTGATAGTTTTAAATCGCCCGATAATGACTAAGTCATCAAGTGCAATATCAATTGTTGCTAGGAAATCAGTAACCTCACCGCCATAACTTAATTTTCCAGATTCTTTAATAGATTCGCCATCGATAAGGGACAATTTTTCAGTTGTTTCCAATTTCTGATGGTCTTTAACAGGTTGTTTCATTGTTAAATGGACATAAGCATCTGTTATACGCACTCGTAAACCAATATGTCGTTTACGCAATTCACCATCGGCAGTATCAAAATAGATATTCTCTTGGGTTAAGGGGGCAGTTTCCGCGAAATTATAGTGGTTAAACAATTCCTGGTACTCTGCTTGACTTAAAATATTTTTGTATTCTATTTCTAAATTTTTTGCCATTGGATCGCCTCTTTTCTTTATCCGCCTTAAGTATATCAAGATATACCTAATTTTTACAATAAAAGGGGTTGGCGGTACCATGCATTTTAGACGAATAAAACGACAAAGGTGACTTGCTATCTTTGAGTTTCTTGTTATAAATTAATGGTTTTTGTGATAGAATATACAGGATGTGTATGCAAGTAGATTAAATAAAGTGGGTGACCAGATGGTGGAAGATTGGCATAGTTTTCTTGCGCCGTATCGAC from Aerococcus urinaeequi includes:
- a CDS encoding CYTH domain-containing protein, which gives rise to MAKNLEIEYKNILSQAEYQELFNHYNFAETAPLTQENIYFDTADGELRKRHIGLRVRITDAYVHLTMKQPVKDHQKLETTEKLSLIDGESIKESGKLSYGGEVTDFLATIDIALDDLVIIGRFKTIRHQQVVEGQDMVLDHCFFQDYEDYELEVETSNPETGLLFYQNLLQKFQIPQRPIKQKIVRMNQSKADSLG